The Listeria welshimeri serovar 6b str. SLCC5334 genome has a window encoding:
- the prmA gene encoding 50S ribosomal protein L11 methyltransferase, with product MEWSEVEVHTTNEAVEPVANVLTEFGAAGVSIEDVADFLREREDKFGEIYALKREDYPEDGVIIKAYFLKTAEFVEQIPEIEKTLKNLTTFDIPLGKFQFVVNDVDDEEWATAWKKYYHPVQITDRITIVPSWESYTPSANEIIIELDPGMAFGTGTHPTTQLCIRALSDYLQPNDEIIDVGTGSGVLSIASAKLGAKSVLATDLDEIATRAAEENIILNKTEHIITVKQNNLLQDINKTNVDIVVANILAEVILLFPEDVYRALKPGGIFIASGIIEDKAKVVEEALKNAGLVIEKIEQQGDWVAIISKRGVE from the coding sequence ATGGAATGGTCAGAAGTGGAAGTCCATACAACAAATGAAGCAGTAGAGCCAGTTGCAAATGTTTTGACAGAATTCGGTGCAGCAGGAGTTTCAATTGAAGATGTAGCAGATTTTTTACGCGAACGAGAAGATAAATTCGGTGAAATTTACGCATTAAAACGTGAAGATTATCCAGAAGATGGCGTGATTATTAAAGCTTATTTTCTGAAAACAGCAGAATTTGTTGAACAAATCCCAGAAATCGAAAAAACTTTAAAGAATTTGACGACTTTTGATATCCCGTTAGGAAAATTCCAGTTTGTTGTTAATGATGTAGACGATGAGGAATGGGCTACAGCTTGGAAAAAATATTACCATCCGGTTCAAATAACTGACCGGATTACTATCGTACCTAGTTGGGAATCCTATACACCATCTGCCAACGAAATAATCATTGAACTCGATCCAGGGATGGCTTTTGGAACAGGCACACACCCAACAACACAATTATGTATCCGTGCTTTGAGTGATTATTTGCAACCAAATGATGAAATTATTGATGTAGGAACAGGGTCAGGTGTACTCAGTATCGCCAGTGCTAAACTAGGCGCAAAATCTGTTCTAGCAACTGATCTTGATGAAATCGCTACTCGTGCAGCAGAAGAAAATATTATTTTAAATAAAACAGAACATATTATTACGGTAAAACAAAATAACTTGCTCCAAGATATCAATAAAACAAACGTGGATATTGTGGTTGCAAACATTTTAGCAGAAGTTATTTTACTTTTCCCTGAGGATGTTTATAGAGCATTAAAACCAGGCGGGATTTTTATTGCTTCAGGAATTATTGAAGATAAAGCGAAAGTAGTTGAAGAAGCACTGAAAAACGCAGGACTTGTTATCGAAAAAATCGAGCAACAAGGAGACTGGGTTGCGATTATTTCCAAACGAGGAGTGGAATAA
- the hrcA gene encoding heat-inducible transcriptional repressor HrcA: MLTERQLLIFRAIIDHFTWTIQPVGSKNLLKEKGLPYSSATIRNEMGVLEEYGFIEKTHSSSGRVPSEKGYRFYVDYLLQLKKLDKSDRQMIRSFFSENYYEMEGLIQNSALMLSDLTNYTSILLGPEATKNHLSGFRFVPINNFQAMLILITDQGHVDNHLVTIPEGTTLSDIERMVNILNERLVGLSLDDLKVQIPMEVKELLGKHVRNYESFMHVFSDSFAQASQQKVYFGGKTNILNQPEFHDINKVREMLHLMEEEQDVYELFRDIPDGLQVKIGRENNNSLMEDCSIITATYNIAGERVGGIVLLGPTRMEYNRMMGLVDVMSRDLTDVLTKLYRDNQN; encoded by the coding sequence ATGTTAACAGAAAGACAACTTTTAATTTTCCGTGCCATCATCGATCATTTCACGTGGACTATTCAGCCGGTTGGTTCGAAAAATTTGCTGAAAGAAAAAGGTTTGCCTTATAGTTCAGCGACTATCCGTAATGAGATGGGCGTCCTCGAAGAATATGGCTTTATTGAAAAAACACATTCTTCGTCTGGACGAGTTCCTTCTGAAAAAGGATATCGCTTTTATGTCGATTATTTACTCCAGCTCAAAAAGTTAGATAAATCCGACAGACAAATGATTCGTTCTTTCTTTTCAGAGAATTATTATGAAATGGAAGGACTTATCCAAAATTCAGCATTAATGTTATCCGATTTAACCAATTACACGTCCATCTTGCTCGGTCCTGAAGCAACGAAAAATCATTTAAGTGGCTTTAGATTTGTACCAATTAATAACTTTCAAGCAATGCTCATTTTAATTACCGATCAAGGGCATGTTGATAACCATCTAGTGACGATACCTGAGGGCACAACGCTTTCTGATATCGAACGAATGGTCAACATTTTAAATGAACGGTTAGTAGGGCTTTCGCTGGATGATTTAAAAGTACAAATACCAATGGAAGTGAAAGAACTTCTTGGAAAGCATGTTAGAAATTATGAAAGTTTTATGCATGTGTTTTCAGATTCTTTCGCCCAAGCAAGTCAACAAAAAGTGTATTTTGGTGGAAAAACGAATATCCTCAATCAACCGGAATTTCACGATATTAATAAGGTCCGTGAGATGCTTCATTTGATGGAAGAAGAACAAGATGTTTATGAATTGTTTAGGGATATTCCCGATGGACTTCAAGTGAAAATAGGCCGAGAAAACAATAATAGTCTTATGGAAGATTGTAGTATTATTACAGCAACATACAACATTGCTGGCGAACGTGTCGGTGGTATTGTGCTCCTAGGTCCAACAAGGATGGAATATAACAGAATGATGGGGTTAGTTGATGTAATGAGTCGAGATTTAACCGATGTGTTAACCAAACTTTATCGTGATAACCAAAATTAG
- the dnaJ gene encoding molecular chaperone DnaJ — translation MAKRDYYEVLGISKSASADEIKKAYRKLSKQYHPDINKEAGADEKFKEISEAYEVLSDSQKRAQYDQYGHVDPNQGFGGGAGGGFSGGGFSGFEDIFDTFFGGGGRQQDPNAPRQGSDLQYTMRLKFKEAVFGKDAEIEIPREENCDTCHGSGAKPGTTPEKCSHCGGKGSINVEQNTPFGRVVNKRTCQYCNGTGKEIKEKCSTCHGKGRVTKTKKIKVKVPAGVNDGQQMRVSGEGEAGINGGPNGDLYVVFVVIPDEFFEREADDIYVEVPITFVQATLGDEIDVPTVHGKVRLKIPSGTQTGTTFRLRGKGVPHLRGNGTGDQHVIVKVIVPKKLDDKQKEILREFASTTGDRVDEQTSGFFDKMKRAFKGD, via the coding sequence ATGGCAAAACGAGATTATTATGAAGTGCTTGGTATTTCCAAAAGCGCCTCAGCGGACGAAATAAAAAAAGCTTACCGGAAACTGTCCAAACAGTATCATCCGGACATAAATAAAGAAGCAGGCGCTGATGAAAAATTCAAAGAAATATCAGAGGCTTATGAAGTATTAAGTGACTCGCAAAAACGTGCTCAATACGATCAATATGGTCATGTAGATCCAAACCAAGGTTTCGGCGGCGGTGCTGGTGGCGGATTTAGCGGCGGAGGATTCTCTGGATTTGAAGACATCTTTGACACATTCTTCGGTGGTGGAGGACGTCAACAAGATCCTAATGCACCAAGACAAGGTAGCGATTTACAATATACAATGCGTCTGAAATTTAAAGAAGCCGTTTTTGGTAAAGATGCAGAAATTGAAATTCCGCGCGAAGAAAACTGTGATACTTGTCACGGTTCTGGCGCGAAACCAGGAACTACTCCAGAAAAATGTAGTCATTGTGGTGGTAAAGGTTCTATTAACGTGGAACAAAACACTCCATTTGGCCGTGTAGTTAACAAACGCACTTGTCAATACTGCAATGGTACTGGTAAAGAAATTAAAGAAAAATGTTCAACATGTCATGGTAAAGGTCGCGTAACTAAAACGAAAAAAATCAAAGTGAAAGTTCCAGCTGGTGTAAATGACGGACAACAAATGCGCGTTTCTGGTGAAGGAGAAGCGGGTATTAACGGCGGACCAAACGGTGATTTATATGTTGTATTTGTCGTAATTCCTGATGAATTTTTCGAACGAGAAGCAGACGACATTTATGTGGAAGTTCCAATCACCTTCGTTCAAGCTACATTAGGAGATGAAATCGATGTGCCGACTGTTCACGGGAAAGTTCGTTTGAAAATTCCAAGTGGTACACAAACAGGAACAACTTTCCGCTTGCGTGGCAAAGGTGTTCCGCATCTACGAGGAAATGGAACAGGTGATCAACATGTCATAGTCAAAGTAATCGTTCCGAAAAAGCTAGATGACAAACAAAAAGAAATTTTACGTGAATTTGCTTCCACTACTGGAGACAGAGTAGACGAACAAACATCCGGTTTTTTTGACAAAATGAAACGAGCTTTTAAAGGCGATTGA
- the grpE gene encoding nucleotide exchange factor GrpE, with amino-acid sequence MSEKKNKKERLADEIEQEELNILDESEETVEEEATADALTEEQAKILELENKLDEVENRYLRMQADFENVKKRHIADRDASQKYRSQSLAEDLLPALDSFEKALATTSDQEEVKQILKGMEMVYNQILVAFEKEGIEVIPAVGEQFDPNFHQAVMQDSDENAASNEITAELQKGYKLKDRVIRPSMVKVNQ; translated from the coding sequence GTGTCTGAGAAAAAGAACAAAAAAGAAAGACTAGCTGATGAAATCGAACAAGAAGAATTAAACATTTTAGATGAATCAGAAGAAACTGTTGAAGAAGAAGCTACGGCAGATGCTTTAACAGAAGAACAAGCGAAAATTTTGGAGCTTGAAAACAAACTTGATGAAGTAGAAAATCGCTATCTTCGTATGCAAGCAGACTTTGAAAATGTCAAAAAAAGACATATTGCAGATCGCGATGCAAGTCAGAAATATCGTTCGCAAAGCTTAGCGGAAGATTTACTTCCTGCGCTAGACAGTTTTGAAAAAGCACTTGCTACAACTTCTGACCAAGAAGAAGTGAAACAAATTTTAAAAGGAATGGAAATGGTGTATAACCAAATTCTTGTTGCTTTTGAAAAAGAAGGTATTGAAGTAATTCCGGCAGTTGGTGAGCAGTTCGATCCGAATTTTCATCAAGCGGTTATGCAAGATAGTGACGAAAATGCGGCAAGCAATGAAATCACTGCAGAACTTCAAAAAGGTTATAAATTAAAAGACCGGGTTATACGCCCATCTATGGTAAAAGTAAATCAATAA
- the dnaK gene encoding molecular chaperone DnaK has protein sequence MSKIIGIDLGTTNSAVAVLEGGEAKIIPNPEGARTTPSVVGFKNGERQVGEVAKRAAITNPNTISSIKRYMGTNHKETIEGKDYSPQEISAIILQYLKSYAEDYLGETVDKAVITVPAYFNDAQRQATKDAGKIAGLEVERIINEPTAAALAYGMDKTETDQTILVFDLGGGTFDVSILELGDGVFEVHSTAGDNELGGDDFDKKIIDYLVAEFKKDNGVDLSQDKMALQRLKDAAEKAKKDLSGVTSTQISLPFITAGEAGPLHLEVTLTRAKFDELTHDLVERTIAPTRQALKDANLSASDIDQVILVGGSTRIPAVQETIKKELGKEPHKGVNPDEVVAMGAAIQGGVITGDVKDVVLLDVTPLSLGIETMGGVMTPLIERNTTIPTSKSQTFSTAADNQPAVDIHVLQGERPMAKDNKTLGRFQLADIPPAPRGIPQIEVLFDIDKNGIVTVRAKDLGTGKEQNIVIKSSSGLTDEEIEKMVQDAEANAEEDKKNKENAELRNNADQLVFTVDKTLKELEGKIDEEEVKKAEAARDELQEALKGEDFDAIKEKTESLNEIVQNLSVKLYEQAAAEQQAAGGAEGQEAPQNDDVVDAEFEEVNDDDKENK, from the coding sequence ATGAGCAAAATTATCGGTATTGACTTAGGAACAACAAACTCAGCAGTAGCAGTATTAGAAGGCGGAGAAGCTAAAATCATCCCTAACCCAGAAGGCGCACGTACAACACCTTCCGTAGTTGGTTTCAAAAACGGTGAACGCCAAGTAGGTGAAGTAGCGAAACGTGCTGCAATCACCAACCCAAATACAATTAGTTCTATCAAACGTTACATGGGTACTAACCATAAAGAAACAATTGAAGGAAAAGATTATTCTCCACAAGAAATTAGTGCAATCATTTTGCAATACCTAAAAAGTTATGCAGAAGATTACCTTGGTGAAACTGTAGATAAAGCAGTAATCACAGTTCCAGCTTATTTCAACGATGCCCAACGTCAAGCAACAAAAGATGCTGGTAAAATCGCTGGACTTGAAGTAGAACGTATTATTAACGAACCAACTGCAGCAGCACTTGCTTACGGTATGGACAAAACAGAAACAGACCAAACAATCCTTGTATTTGACCTTGGTGGTGGTACTTTTGACGTTTCAATCCTTGAACTAGGCGACGGCGTATTCGAAGTACATTCTACTGCTGGTGACAACGAACTAGGTGGAGACGACTTCGATAAAAAAATTATCGATTATCTAGTAGCTGAATTCAAAAAAGACAATGGTGTTGATTTAAGCCAAGACAAAATGGCGCTTCAACGTTTGAAAGATGCAGCTGAAAAAGCGAAAAAAGATCTTTCTGGCGTGACAAGTACACAAATCTCTTTACCATTTATCACAGCTGGAGAAGCTGGCCCACTTCACTTAGAAGTAACGCTTACTCGTGCTAAATTTGATGAATTAACACATGACTTAGTGGAACGTACGATTGCGCCAACTCGTCAAGCATTAAAAGATGCGAACCTTTCTGCAAGTGATATTGACCAAGTAATTTTAGTTGGTGGATCTACTCGTATTCCTGCAGTTCAAGAAACAATCAAAAAAGAATTAGGCAAAGAACCTCATAAAGGTGTAAACCCAGATGAAGTTGTAGCAATGGGTGCGGCTATTCAAGGTGGCGTAATTACTGGTGATGTAAAAGACGTTGTATTACTTGATGTAACTCCTTTATCTCTTGGCATTGAAACTATGGGTGGCGTTATGACACCGTTAATCGAACGTAATACAACTATTCCAACATCTAAATCACAAACATTCTCTACAGCAGCTGACAACCAACCAGCCGTTGATATCCATGTACTTCAAGGTGAACGTCCAATGGCTAAAGACAATAAAACATTAGGACGTTTCCAATTAGCGGATATTCCACCAGCTCCACGTGGTATTCCACAAATCGAAGTATTATTTGATATTGACAAAAATGGTATCGTAACAGTTCGCGCGAAAGATCTTGGAACTGGTAAAGAACAAAACATCGTTATTAAATCTTCTTCAGGTTTAACAGATGAAGAAATCGAAAAAATGGTTCAAGATGCAGAAGCGAATGCAGAAGAAGATAAAAAGAACAAAGAAAACGCAGAACTTCGTAACAATGCTGACCAATTAGTATTCACTGTAGATAAAACATTGAAAGAATTAGAAGGCAAAATAGACGAAGAAGAAGTGAAAAAAGCAGAAGCAGCGCGTGATGAATTACAAGAAGCGCTTAAAGGTGAAGATTTCGATGCAATTAAAGAAAAAACAGAAAGCTTAAACGAAATCGTTCAAAACTTATCTGTTAAATTATACGAACAAGCTGCAGCAGAGCAACAAGCAGCAGGTGGTGCAGAAGGTCAAGAAGCTCCTCAAAACGACGATGTAGTAGACGCTGAATTTGAAGAAGTAAATGACGACGACAAAGAAAACAAATAA